A stretch of the Argentina anserina chromosome 6, drPotAnse1.1, whole genome shotgun sequence genome encodes the following:
- the LOC126799285 gene encoding histone acetyltransferase HAC1-like isoform X2 — protein sequence MNAQAHMSGQISGQVPNQAGSQLPVQPQHNGNVPSQMQNVGGPPRGMSNMDPELMRARHFMQEKICHVIQQRQLPQPMNERKFRDIVKRLEEGLFRSAVTKEDYMNLDTLESRLHNLIKRAPQTNQSQQYPQLVNNASPVGTMIPTPGMSHSGNSNMMVTSSMDASMINTGGTTSISSTPVSTGNMLPGGGLHGSMSNGYRQSPVNFSIGSGGNLSSMGAQRIASQMIPTPGFNNNSNQSYMNLESSNNSGGFSTVDSKMATQPQLQKQHLGGQNSRMLHNLGSQGASVMRSGLPQKSYGVSNGAINGGMGMIANNLPIVNETGISDSYLNTSSAYANSSKPLQQHFDPHQWPVTQGDGYSINNADSFGSGNYYDGAASVGSMMNPHNMNSVSMTPISKTSSPLISNQSNMHGQQQSVHVKPQPDQSEKMSFQNSSRDNVLQSHQHQQFQQQQLAHHQRQQKQQNQQAQHLSSSDAFVQSPMTSDLSSQAKRDNEVMHSQTEQFQMSEMHNQYQQQSAEDRLRNAQHNSSGQHDVSSSLSQTSQQMQQMLHAHQLIAETRNDFSSLSVGAQSESALQGQWRSQLQDGSNRQVHMSQEQNVQENFHQRISGQDEAQCNNLSSEGPNSSQTVATRSTSHSQNDIRFRNQQKWLLFLRHARKCPSPEGKCKEFRCLAAQKLLKHIGQCTDLQCPDHNCLRTKKLVNHHKSCVDSACPVCPAVRNYIQTHNEQIRLVPESGVQKTINGSSKAFESVDSSTRLMSKTPSISETSEDPQPSIKRLKIEQSSQSVVPDPVSNAVTNSAIKEPHLSQDIQIQDYQQSEISMPIKSEFTEVRMEGPISSGQGNLDEMKDSLEENCKQRQDGVPAPYNDPPGLAKQESIKLEKETDPAKQENAMQTVENPAGTKSGKPKIKGVSLTELFTPEQVNAHITGLRQWVGQSKAKAEKNQAMEHSMSENSCQLCAVEKLTFEPPPMYCTPCGARIKRNSMYYTMGAGDTRHYFCIPCYNDARGDTIVVDGTAIPKARLEKKKNDEETEEWWVQCDKCEAWQHQICALFNGRRNDGGQAEYTCPNCYIKEVERGERKPLPQSAVLGAKDLPRTILSDHIEQRLFKKLKVERQERARQQGKSYDEVPGAESLVIRVVSSVDKKLEVKQRFLEIFQEDNYPTEFPYKSKVVLLFQKIEGVEVCLFGMYVQEFGAECQFPNQRRVYLSYLDSVKYFRPEVKAVTGEALRTFVYHEILIGYLEYCKLRGFTSCYIWACPPLKGEDYILYCHPEIQKTPKSDKLREWYLAMLRKASKESIVVELTNLYDHFFVSNGEGKAKVTAARLPYFDGDYWPGAAEDLIFQMRQDEDGRKQNKKGSTKKTITKRALKASGQTDLSGNASKDLLLMHKLGETISPMKEDFIMVHLQHACSHCCVLMVSGKRWACNQCRYFQLCDKCYETEQKREDRDRHPMNMRDKHDFRPFDIIDVPVDTKDRDEILESEFFDTRQAFLSLCQGNHYQYDTLRRAKHSSMMVLYHLHNPTAPAFVTTCNICHLDIEAGQGWRCEVCPEYDVCNSCYQKDGGVDHHHKLTNHPSIAERDAQNKEARQMRVVQLRRMLDLLVHASQCRSAQCMYPNCRKVKGLFRHGIQCKVRASGGCVLCKKMWYLLQLHARACKVSECHVPRCRDLKEHLRRLQQQSDSRRRAAVMEMMRQRAAEINNSG from the exons ATGAACGCACAGGCACATATGTCGGGACAAATATCTGGGCAGGTGCCCAATCAGGCAGGTTCTCAGTTGCCTGTGCAACCCCAACATAACGGAAATGTTCCTTCCCAAATGCAAAATGTAGGCGGGCCTCCTCGTGGTATGTCCAATATGGATCCTGAGCTTATGAGAGCACGCCATTTTATGCAGGAGAAGAT CTGTCATGTTATACAGCAGCGCCAACTTCCACAGCCAATGAATGAAAGGAAGTTTAGGGATATTGTCAAACGCTTGGAGGAGGGTTTGTTTAGATCAGCTGTCACCAag GAAGATTATATGAACCTGGACACTTTAGAGAGCCGTTTGCATAATTTGATCAAGCGTGCACCTCAGACCAATCAGAGCCAACAGTATCCACAGCTTGTTAATAATGCCTCTCCTGTTGGTACAATGATACCAACCCCTGGCATGTCACATAGTGGGAACTCAAATATGATGGTTACTTCTTCCATGGATGCTTCGATGATTAATACTGGTGGAACTACTAGCATATCGTCCACACCAGTCAGCACAGGAAACATGTTGCCAGGTGGTGGCTTACATG GTTCTATGTCTAACGGATATCGGCAATCTCCTGTCAATTTCTCCATTGGCTCTGGAGGAAACTTGTCGTCAATGGGTGCACAAAGAATTGCAAGCCAAATGATTCCTACTCCTGGGTTTAACAACAATAGTAATCAGTCTTACATGAATTTGGAATCCTCTAACAACAGTGGTGGGTTCTCTACTGTTGATTCTAAAATGGCAACTCagccacaattgcaaaaacaGCATCTTGGTGGTCAAAACAGCCGTATGCTTCACAACCTTGGAAGCCAAGGGGCTAGTGTAATGAGGTCGGGCTTGCCGCAGAAATCATATGGGGTGTCAAATGGGGCTATAAATGGTGGAATGGGAATGATTGCAAACAATTTACCAATTGTTAATGAAACTGGCATTTCTGATAGCTATTTGAACACTTCCTCAGCTTATGCCAATTCCTCCAAACCCTTACAGCAACACTTTGATCCACATCAGTGGCCTGTAACGCAAG GTGATGGCTACAGCATAAACAATGCTGATTCTTTTGGGTCTGGAAATTACTATGATGGAGCAGCTTCTGTTGGGTCAATGATGAATCCTCATAATATGAATTCAGTTAGTATGACACCTATATCCAAGACCAGCTCTCCACTTATAAGTAATCAGTCCAATATGCATGGCCAACAACAAAGTGTCCACGTGAAGCCTCAACCTGATCAATCAGAAAAGATGAGTTTCCAGAATTCTTCAAGAGACAACGTGCTTCAGTCTCATCAGCACCAGCAATTTCAGCAGCAGCAGTTAGCTCACCATCAAAGACAACAGAAGCAGCAGAATCAGCAAGCCCAGCATTTGTCAAGTAGTGATGCTTTTGTTCAGTCTCCAATGACATCTGATCTAAGCAGTCAAGCAAAGCGTGATAATGAAGTTATGCACTCACAAACAGAACAGTTCCAAATGTCGGAGATGCATAATCAATACCAGCAGCAGTCTGCTGAAGATCGCTTGAGAAATGCTCAGCATAACTCATCTGGTCAGCATGATGTCTCCTCTTCGTTGTCCCAAACGTCTCAGCAAATGCAACAAATGTTGCATGCTCACCAATTGATTGCAGAGACTCGAAATGATTTCAGTTCTCTTTCTGTTGGAGCTCAATCAGAATCAGCACTTCAGGGTCAATGGCGTTCTCAATTGCAAGATGGGAGTAACCGGCAGGTTCACATGTCACAGGAGCAGAATGTCCAAGAAAATTTTCATCAGAGAATATCTGGGCAAGATGAAGCGCAGTGTAATAATCTTTCTTCAGAAGGACCTAACAGTAGCCAAACTGTTGCTACTAGAAGCACATCTCATTCCCAAAATGATATTCGGTTCAGAAATCAACAGAAATGGCTTTTGTTCTTGAGACATGCTCGTAAATGCCCTTCTCCTGAAGGGAAATGCAAAGAATTTCGTTGTTTAGCAGCGCAAAAATTGTTGAAACATATTGGTCAATGCACTGACTTGCAATGCCCTGATCATAACTGTCTTCGCACCAAGAAGTTGGTTAACCATCACAAGAGTTGTGTGGATTCAGCTTGCCCGGTTTGTCCTGCTGTCAGGAATTATATTCAGACACATAATGAGCAGATCCGTCTTGTTCCTGAATCTGGTGTGCAGAAAACAATAAATGGATCTTCTAAAGCCTTTGAAAGTGTTGACTCTTCCACTAGATTGATGTCTAAGACGCCCTCAATTAGTGAAACATCTGAAGATCCACAACCATCTATTAAACGCTTGAAGATAGAGCAGTCCTCTCAATCTGTTGTTCCTGATCCTGTGAGTAATGCAGTAACAAATTCTGCGATTAAAGAACCCCATCTATCCCAGGATATACAGATTCAGGATTACCAACAAAGTGAAATTTCTATGCCAATTAAATCTGAGTTCACGGAAGTGAGAATGGAAGGTCCTATAAGTTCTGGACAAGGGAATCTTGATGAGATGAAAGATAGTCTTGAGGAGAACTGCAAACAAAGACAGGATGGTGTGCCTGCCCCTTATAATGATCCTCCTGGTTTAGCTAAGCAAGAAAGTATCAaacttgagaaagaaactgATCCAGCTAAGCAAGAAAATGCTATGCAGACTGTGGAAAACCCAGCTGGAACCAAATCCGGGAAGCCTAAAATAAAGGGTGTATCGTTGACGGAATTGTTTACACCGGAGCAAGTTAATGCACACATTACGGGTCTCAGACAGTGGGTTGGCCAG AGCAAAGCAAAGGCAGAGAAGAATCAAGCAATGGAGCATTCAATGAGTGAGAACTCCTGTCAGTTGTGTGCAGTAGAGAAGCTTACATTTGAACCACCGCCTATGTATTGCACACCTTGTGGTGCTCGTATAAAGCGCAATTCTATGTACTATACAATGGGGGCTGGTGATACACGGCATTATTTCTGCATTCCATGCTATAATGATGCTCGTGGAGATACAATAGTTGTTGATGGGACTGCCATTCCAAAGGCAAGgctagagaagaagaaaaatgatgaGGAAACAGAAGAATGG TGGGTCCAATGTGACAAATGTGAAGCTTGGCAGCATCAAATCTGTGCTTTGTTCAATGGCCGAAGAAATGATGGTGGGCAAGCTGAGTACACTTGCCCTAATTGCTATATAAAAGAGGTTGAAAGGGGAGAGCGTAAACCATTACCACAGAGTGCTGTTTTGGGAGCCAAAGACTTACCGAGGACAATACTCAGCGACCACATAGAGCAACGGCTATTTAAGAAACTAAAGGTGGAAAGACAAGAGAGGGCAAGACAGCAGGGGAAAAGTTATGATGAG GTTCCTGGAGCAGAATCACTTGTTATAAGGGTTGTTTCATCTGTCGACAAAAAATTGGAAGTGAAACAGCGGTTTCTGGAAATATTCCAAGAAGACAATTATCCTACAGAGTTCCCATATAAATCCAAG GTTGTGCTACTGTTCCAGAAAATTGAAGGTGTAGAAGTATGCTTATTCGGCATGTATGTTCAAGAATTTGGAGCTGAATGTCAATTTCCAAATCAGCGTCGTGTATATCTATCGTATTTGGATTCTGTTAAGTATTTCAGGCCTGAGGTTAAGGCAGTAACTGGAGAAGCTCTCCGTACTTTTGTTTACCATGAAATTCTT ATTGGATACCTTGAATATTGCAAACTACGAGGGTTTACAAGCTGCTACATTTGGGCATGTCCTCCATTGAAGGGTGAAGATTATATTTTATACTGTCATCCGGAAATTCAGAAAACACCAAAATCTGATAAGCTCCGTGAATG GTATTTGGCAATGCTTAGGAAAGCCTCTAAGGAAAGTATTGTCGTTGAGCTCACTAATTTATACGATCATTTCTTTGTAAGTAATGGTGAAGGCAAGGCTAAGGTTACTGCTGCTAGGCTGCCGTACTTTGATGGTGACTATTGGCCTGGTGCTGCTGAGGATCTCATTTTTCAAATGCGTCAAGATGAGGATGGGAGAAAACAGAATAAGAAGGGATCCACCAAAAAGACTATAACAAAAAGGGCTCTTAAAGCATCTGGGCAGACTGATCTCTCTGGTAACGCGTCAAAGGACCTGCTCCTAATGCACAAA CTTGGTGAAACTATAAGCCCGATGAAGGAAGATTTCATCATGGTTCATTTGCAGCACGCGTGCTCTCACTGCTGTGTGCTAATGGTTTCTGGAAAACGTTGGGCTTGTAACCAATGCAGATATTTTCAGCTATGTGATAA GTGTTATGAAACAGAGCAGAAACGGGAAGATAGAGACAGACATCCTATGAATATGAGAGATAAACATGATTTTCGTCCT TTTGACATCATTGATGTACCAGTGGATACAAAGGACAGAGATGAGATCCTTGAGAGTGAATTCTTTGACACCAGACAGGCGTTTCTGAGTCTTTGTCAAGGAAATCATTATCAGTATGATACTTTACGGAGGGCCAAACATTCCTCTATGATGGTCCTCTACCATCTCCATAATCCAACTGCTCCTGCATTTGTGACAACATGCAATATATGTCATCTTGACATTGAAGCAGGTCAAGGCTGGCGTTGTGAAGTTTGCCCTGAATATGATGTATGCAATAGTTGTTATCAGAAGGATGGTGGTGTGGATCATCATCATAAATTGACAAATCATCCATCCATTGCTGAGCGTGATGCACAGAATAAGGAAGCTCGGCAAATGCGAGTTGTACAG CTTCGGAGAATGCTTGATCTTCTGGTTCATGCCTCACAATGTCGTTCTGCCCAATGTATGTATCCCAATTGCCGCAAGGTCAAGGGACTTTTCCGCCATGGAATTCAGTGTAAAGTTCGTGCATCTGGAGGTTGTGTTCTTTGTAAAAAAATGTGGTACCTCCTGCAACTTCATGCTCGAGCATGCAAAGTATCAGAGTGCCATGTACCTCGTTGCAG AGATCTAAAAGAACATCTGAGGAGGCTGCAGCAACAGTCTGATTCAAGGCGACGAGCTGCTGTGATGGAGATGATGAGACAGAGAGCTGCCGAGATAAACAATTCTGGGTAA
- the LOC126799285 gene encoding histone acetyltransferase HAC1-like isoform X1 — MNAQAHMSGQISGQVPNQAGSQLPVQPQHNGNVPSQMQNVGGPPRGMSNMDPELMRARHFMQEKICHVIQQRQLPQPMNERKFRDIVKRLEEGLFRSAVTKEDYMNLDTLESRLHNLIKRAPQTNQSQQYPQLVNNASPVGTMIPTPGMSHSGNSNMMVTSSMDASMINTGGTTSISSTPVSTGNMLPGGGLHGSFSRADGSMSNGYRQSPVNFSIGSGGNLSSMGAQRIASQMIPTPGFNNNSNQSYMNLESSNNSGGFSTVDSKMATQPQLQKQHLGGQNSRMLHNLGSQGASVMRSGLPQKSYGVSNGAINGGMGMIANNLPIVNETGISDSYLNTSSAYANSSKPLQQHFDPHQWPVTQGDGYSINNADSFGSGNYYDGAASVGSMMNPHNMNSVSMTPISKTSSPLISNQSNMHGQQQSVHVKPQPDQSEKMSFQNSSRDNVLQSHQHQQFQQQQLAHHQRQQKQQNQQAQHLSSSDAFVQSPMTSDLSSQAKRDNEVMHSQTEQFQMSEMHNQYQQQSAEDRLRNAQHNSSGQHDVSSSLSQTSQQMQQMLHAHQLIAETRNDFSSLSVGAQSESALQGQWRSQLQDGSNRQVHMSQEQNVQENFHQRISGQDEAQCNNLSSEGPNSSQTVATRSTSHSQNDIRFRNQQKWLLFLRHARKCPSPEGKCKEFRCLAAQKLLKHIGQCTDLQCPDHNCLRTKKLVNHHKSCVDSACPVCPAVRNYIQTHNEQIRLVPESGVQKTINGSSKAFESVDSSTRLMSKTPSISETSEDPQPSIKRLKIEQSSQSVVPDPVSNAVTNSAIKEPHLSQDIQIQDYQQSEISMPIKSEFTEVRMEGPISSGQGNLDEMKDSLEENCKQRQDGVPAPYNDPPGLAKQESIKLEKETDPAKQENAMQTVENPAGTKSGKPKIKGVSLTELFTPEQVNAHITGLRQWVGQSKAKAEKNQAMEHSMSENSCQLCAVEKLTFEPPPMYCTPCGARIKRNSMYYTMGAGDTRHYFCIPCYNDARGDTIVVDGTAIPKARLEKKKNDEETEEWWVQCDKCEAWQHQICALFNGRRNDGGQAEYTCPNCYIKEVERGERKPLPQSAVLGAKDLPRTILSDHIEQRLFKKLKVERQERARQQGKSYDEVPGAESLVIRVVSSVDKKLEVKQRFLEIFQEDNYPTEFPYKSKVVLLFQKIEGVEVCLFGMYVQEFGAECQFPNQRRVYLSYLDSVKYFRPEVKAVTGEALRTFVYHEILIGYLEYCKLRGFTSCYIWACPPLKGEDYILYCHPEIQKTPKSDKLREWYLAMLRKASKESIVVELTNLYDHFFVSNGEGKAKVTAARLPYFDGDYWPGAAEDLIFQMRQDEDGRKQNKKGSTKKTITKRALKASGQTDLSGNASKDLLLMHKLGETISPMKEDFIMVHLQHACSHCCVLMVSGKRWACNQCRYFQLCDKCYETEQKREDRDRHPMNMRDKHDFRPFDIIDVPVDTKDRDEILESEFFDTRQAFLSLCQGNHYQYDTLRRAKHSSMMVLYHLHNPTAPAFVTTCNICHLDIEAGQGWRCEVCPEYDVCNSCYQKDGGVDHHHKLTNHPSIAERDAQNKEARQMRVVQLRRMLDLLVHASQCRSAQCMYPNCRKVKGLFRHGIQCKVRASGGCVLCKKMWYLLQLHARACKVSECHVPRCRDLKEHLRRLQQQSDSRRRAAVMEMMRQRAAEINNSG, encoded by the exons ATGAACGCACAGGCACATATGTCGGGACAAATATCTGGGCAGGTGCCCAATCAGGCAGGTTCTCAGTTGCCTGTGCAACCCCAACATAACGGAAATGTTCCTTCCCAAATGCAAAATGTAGGCGGGCCTCCTCGTGGTATGTCCAATATGGATCCTGAGCTTATGAGAGCACGCCATTTTATGCAGGAGAAGAT CTGTCATGTTATACAGCAGCGCCAACTTCCACAGCCAATGAATGAAAGGAAGTTTAGGGATATTGTCAAACGCTTGGAGGAGGGTTTGTTTAGATCAGCTGTCACCAag GAAGATTATATGAACCTGGACACTTTAGAGAGCCGTTTGCATAATTTGATCAAGCGTGCACCTCAGACCAATCAGAGCCAACAGTATCCACAGCTTGTTAATAATGCCTCTCCTGTTGGTACAATGATACCAACCCCTGGCATGTCACATAGTGGGAACTCAAATATGATGGTTACTTCTTCCATGGATGCTTCGATGATTAATACTGGTGGAACTACTAGCATATCGTCCACACCAGTCAGCACAGGAAACATGTTGCCAGGTGGTGGCTTACATGGTTCGTTCAGTAGAGCTGATG GTTCTATGTCTAACGGATATCGGCAATCTCCTGTCAATTTCTCCATTGGCTCTGGAGGAAACTTGTCGTCAATGGGTGCACAAAGAATTGCAAGCCAAATGATTCCTACTCCTGGGTTTAACAACAATAGTAATCAGTCTTACATGAATTTGGAATCCTCTAACAACAGTGGTGGGTTCTCTACTGTTGATTCTAAAATGGCAACTCagccacaattgcaaaaacaGCATCTTGGTGGTCAAAACAGCCGTATGCTTCACAACCTTGGAAGCCAAGGGGCTAGTGTAATGAGGTCGGGCTTGCCGCAGAAATCATATGGGGTGTCAAATGGGGCTATAAATGGTGGAATGGGAATGATTGCAAACAATTTACCAATTGTTAATGAAACTGGCATTTCTGATAGCTATTTGAACACTTCCTCAGCTTATGCCAATTCCTCCAAACCCTTACAGCAACACTTTGATCCACATCAGTGGCCTGTAACGCAAG GTGATGGCTACAGCATAAACAATGCTGATTCTTTTGGGTCTGGAAATTACTATGATGGAGCAGCTTCTGTTGGGTCAATGATGAATCCTCATAATATGAATTCAGTTAGTATGACACCTATATCCAAGACCAGCTCTCCACTTATAAGTAATCAGTCCAATATGCATGGCCAACAACAAAGTGTCCACGTGAAGCCTCAACCTGATCAATCAGAAAAGATGAGTTTCCAGAATTCTTCAAGAGACAACGTGCTTCAGTCTCATCAGCACCAGCAATTTCAGCAGCAGCAGTTAGCTCACCATCAAAGACAACAGAAGCAGCAGAATCAGCAAGCCCAGCATTTGTCAAGTAGTGATGCTTTTGTTCAGTCTCCAATGACATCTGATCTAAGCAGTCAAGCAAAGCGTGATAATGAAGTTATGCACTCACAAACAGAACAGTTCCAAATGTCGGAGATGCATAATCAATACCAGCAGCAGTCTGCTGAAGATCGCTTGAGAAATGCTCAGCATAACTCATCTGGTCAGCATGATGTCTCCTCTTCGTTGTCCCAAACGTCTCAGCAAATGCAACAAATGTTGCATGCTCACCAATTGATTGCAGAGACTCGAAATGATTTCAGTTCTCTTTCTGTTGGAGCTCAATCAGAATCAGCACTTCAGGGTCAATGGCGTTCTCAATTGCAAGATGGGAGTAACCGGCAGGTTCACATGTCACAGGAGCAGAATGTCCAAGAAAATTTTCATCAGAGAATATCTGGGCAAGATGAAGCGCAGTGTAATAATCTTTCTTCAGAAGGACCTAACAGTAGCCAAACTGTTGCTACTAGAAGCACATCTCATTCCCAAAATGATATTCGGTTCAGAAATCAACAGAAATGGCTTTTGTTCTTGAGACATGCTCGTAAATGCCCTTCTCCTGAAGGGAAATGCAAAGAATTTCGTTGTTTAGCAGCGCAAAAATTGTTGAAACATATTGGTCAATGCACTGACTTGCAATGCCCTGATCATAACTGTCTTCGCACCAAGAAGTTGGTTAACCATCACAAGAGTTGTGTGGATTCAGCTTGCCCGGTTTGTCCTGCTGTCAGGAATTATATTCAGACACATAATGAGCAGATCCGTCTTGTTCCTGAATCTGGTGTGCAGAAAACAATAAATGGATCTTCTAAAGCCTTTGAAAGTGTTGACTCTTCCACTAGATTGATGTCTAAGACGCCCTCAATTAGTGAAACATCTGAAGATCCACAACCATCTATTAAACGCTTGAAGATAGAGCAGTCCTCTCAATCTGTTGTTCCTGATCCTGTGAGTAATGCAGTAACAAATTCTGCGATTAAAGAACCCCATCTATCCCAGGATATACAGATTCAGGATTACCAACAAAGTGAAATTTCTATGCCAATTAAATCTGAGTTCACGGAAGTGAGAATGGAAGGTCCTATAAGTTCTGGACAAGGGAATCTTGATGAGATGAAAGATAGTCTTGAGGAGAACTGCAAACAAAGACAGGATGGTGTGCCTGCCCCTTATAATGATCCTCCTGGTTTAGCTAAGCAAGAAAGTATCAaacttgagaaagaaactgATCCAGCTAAGCAAGAAAATGCTATGCAGACTGTGGAAAACCCAGCTGGAACCAAATCCGGGAAGCCTAAAATAAAGGGTGTATCGTTGACGGAATTGTTTACACCGGAGCAAGTTAATGCACACATTACGGGTCTCAGACAGTGGGTTGGCCAG AGCAAAGCAAAGGCAGAGAAGAATCAAGCAATGGAGCATTCAATGAGTGAGAACTCCTGTCAGTTGTGTGCAGTAGAGAAGCTTACATTTGAACCACCGCCTATGTATTGCACACCTTGTGGTGCTCGTATAAAGCGCAATTCTATGTACTATACAATGGGGGCTGGTGATACACGGCATTATTTCTGCATTCCATGCTATAATGATGCTCGTGGAGATACAATAGTTGTTGATGGGACTGCCATTCCAAAGGCAAGgctagagaagaagaaaaatgatgaGGAAACAGAAGAATGG TGGGTCCAATGTGACAAATGTGAAGCTTGGCAGCATCAAATCTGTGCTTTGTTCAATGGCCGAAGAAATGATGGTGGGCAAGCTGAGTACACTTGCCCTAATTGCTATATAAAAGAGGTTGAAAGGGGAGAGCGTAAACCATTACCACAGAGTGCTGTTTTGGGAGCCAAAGACTTACCGAGGACAATACTCAGCGACCACATAGAGCAACGGCTATTTAAGAAACTAAAGGTGGAAAGACAAGAGAGGGCAAGACAGCAGGGGAAAAGTTATGATGAG GTTCCTGGAGCAGAATCACTTGTTATAAGGGTTGTTTCATCTGTCGACAAAAAATTGGAAGTGAAACAGCGGTTTCTGGAAATATTCCAAGAAGACAATTATCCTACAGAGTTCCCATATAAATCCAAG GTTGTGCTACTGTTCCAGAAAATTGAAGGTGTAGAAGTATGCTTATTCGGCATGTATGTTCAAGAATTTGGAGCTGAATGTCAATTTCCAAATCAGCGTCGTGTATATCTATCGTATTTGGATTCTGTTAAGTATTTCAGGCCTGAGGTTAAGGCAGTAACTGGAGAAGCTCTCCGTACTTTTGTTTACCATGAAATTCTT ATTGGATACCTTGAATATTGCAAACTACGAGGGTTTACAAGCTGCTACATTTGGGCATGTCCTCCATTGAAGGGTGAAGATTATATTTTATACTGTCATCCGGAAATTCAGAAAACACCAAAATCTGATAAGCTCCGTGAATG GTATTTGGCAATGCTTAGGAAAGCCTCTAAGGAAAGTATTGTCGTTGAGCTCACTAATTTATACGATCATTTCTTTGTAAGTAATGGTGAAGGCAAGGCTAAGGTTACTGCTGCTAGGCTGCCGTACTTTGATGGTGACTATTGGCCTGGTGCTGCTGAGGATCTCATTTTTCAAATGCGTCAAGATGAGGATGGGAGAAAACAGAATAAGAAGGGATCCACCAAAAAGACTATAACAAAAAGGGCTCTTAAAGCATCTGGGCAGACTGATCTCTCTGGTAACGCGTCAAAGGACCTGCTCCTAATGCACAAA CTTGGTGAAACTATAAGCCCGATGAAGGAAGATTTCATCATGGTTCATTTGCAGCACGCGTGCTCTCACTGCTGTGTGCTAATGGTTTCTGGAAAACGTTGGGCTTGTAACCAATGCAGATATTTTCAGCTATGTGATAA GTGTTATGAAACAGAGCAGAAACGGGAAGATAGAGACAGACATCCTATGAATATGAGAGATAAACATGATTTTCGTCCT TTTGACATCATTGATGTACCAGTGGATACAAAGGACAGAGATGAGATCCTTGAGAGTGAATTCTTTGACACCAGACAGGCGTTTCTGAGTCTTTGTCAAGGAAATCATTATCAGTATGATACTTTACGGAGGGCCAAACATTCCTCTATGATGGTCCTCTACCATCTCCATAATCCAACTGCTCCTGCATTTGTGACAACATGCAATATATGTCATCTTGACATTGAAGCAGGTCAAGGCTGGCGTTGTGAAGTTTGCCCTGAATATGATGTATGCAATAGTTGTTATCAGAAGGATGGTGGTGTGGATCATCATCATAAATTGACAAATCATCCATCCATTGCTGAGCGTGATGCACAGAATAAGGAAGCTCGGCAAATGCGAGTTGTACAG CTTCGGAGAATGCTTGATCTTCTGGTTCATGCCTCACAATGTCGTTCTGCCCAATGTATGTATCCCAATTGCCGCAAGGTCAAGGGACTTTTCCGCCATGGAATTCAGTGTAAAGTTCGTGCATCTGGAGGTTGTGTTCTTTGTAAAAAAATGTGGTACCTCCTGCAACTTCATGCTCGAGCATGCAAAGTATCAGAGTGCCATGTACCTCGTTGCAG AGATCTAAAAGAACATCTGAGGAGGCTGCAGCAACAGTCTGATTCAAGGCGACGAGCTGCTGTGATGGAGATGATGAGACAGAGAGCTGCCGAGATAAACAATTCTGGGTAA